The genomic interval GCACCTCGTCGGTCCATCCGGAGTAGGGCTCGGTATTGGCCAGCACACAGTTCGGGATGATCAGCACCACGAAGAAGTAGACGGTCAGCAGCGTAGTGAAACGGCTGCGCGTCTTGACCTTGCGGGGTTTTTCGGTCCGATTCTTATCCGCACCCATAAGCGAAAGTTCTTAACTTAAAATGCCTCGTTGACACTCAGCAGGAAACTGCTGGTCTCCTTGCCGAATCCGTAATCGAGGCGGACGTTTACTCTTTTCTTGAGTTCCCAGCGCAGGCCGAGCCCGTAATTGGGCAGGGTCTTGCCCCAGTCGAATTCAGCCAGCGAGGGGAATACGTTTCCGGCACCGCCCCAGACGACCGCGCCGATACGCCGCCAGATGCGCTGCCGGAGTTCGATCTGGAAGGTGATCATGTCGTTGTCGGTGAAGCGTCCGAGGTAGTATCCGCGCATCCGCTGGTTGCCGCCCATACGGGCGAGCATGGGCCAGGGGGTTCCGTCGGAGTTGAATTCGGCGTAGAGGTCCGTGGCGAGGATGGCATCCTTCCAGACCCGGTGGTAGGCATCGGCCGTGATGGTGGTCTGCCAGAGCGCCTTGCCGCAGTTTCCGAGGCTTTTCGGGTAGCAGGTCTCCTGGAAACTGACATAAACGCCCTTGAACGGATTGGGAATGAAGTCGCGGCTGTCATACTCGGCGATGGCCCCGATTCCGGTGGCGATATACTGGGGATTCTCTCCGGCGATATATTCGGGCCTGGAGAACTTGATACCGCGCGTATAGTCGAAGTTGACAACTCCTCCGAGGTAGGTATGGGGCAGGATCTCATGCAGGTAGCGGCCTTCGATCTGGATTCGTTTTTCGGAGTAGGTGCTCACCTCGTTGTGAAGACCGTTGTCGTAGCCGATTCCCCAGAAGTCGCGGGGTGCGGAGATGAACTCCGCGGAGTAGCTCAGCCGCTGTCTGTTCTTCGCAAAGATGGTGTTTCCGGAGACGCCGACGGCATAGAAACCCGAAATGTAGATGCTTGCGAATACCGAAATATCCGAAGGGACCGTAATCGAATCGGTCCGGTCGATCCGGTAGAGCCCCGCAGCGAGGAGACCGATTCCGAGACTGGTGGTCTTCGAGTAGCTGGGGCCTCCGGCGAACGTGAAGTCGATCTTCTTTTCGAAGGTGCGGTCGGTGGTCGATTGGCCGAAATAGTCAACGATCCGTTTCAGGAAGGGCTTCTTCCGGGGAGCTTCCTGCGGCAGGGGGGTATAGGTGTAACGGATCGTATCCGAGTCCGACACACGGATTCCGGATTCCTGGGCATACCCCGGGCAGACGGCTCCCGCACAGAGAATCAGGAGAGCCCATAAGGCGGATCGGTGCACCATGCGCCTACCGGTACTTCTCAATGGTTTGATAGAAAGCCTCCTTGTCGGCCTCGGAGAGCACGCCTTTCCGGAGGAAGACCAGCTCGCCCTCCTTGGAGACGATCATCAGCACGAACTGATTGTTGCAGTCTCCGAGTTTCCAGGCCGAGCTCAGCGTCCGTTCCTGATCGGCCAGTACGATAGCACCGTTTTTTTCGGTGCGTTTCTTGGCCATGCTGCGAGCCATTCCGTTGGGGATCATGGGGGCATCCTTGAGGTTCATGACGCCGAAGCCGTAGATGTTGTCGCCCTGGGCGCGGTGGTTCTCTTCGAGTTCGAAGGTAAAGTCCTCGTTCTGCTTGTGGCGGTCGGGATCGACGTAGAATATCATGAGGTTCTTCTCTCCGAAACAGGGCAGTTTGGCGGGTTTCCCGTCCAGGTCGAGCAGTTCGACATTCTGGACCTTGCGCGGGAGTTCCTGGGCAGAGGCCGCTGTCGACAGGGTCAAAACCGCGGCAGCCAGCAACACAGTCATTTTCATCTTCATGGTAGGTTCTCTCTGTTTGTCGTTTTCGTTATAAACAAATCGGGGCAAAGGTACGATAAATTCTTCGAACATGGGGAGTTTTGGCGTCCCTATTATTGTTCTAATCGTCATTTTTTTCAACAGGAAGGGCCAAAGCGGGGCTGTGACGCGGCCGTTGGAGAGCCAGTCCGCATTTTCCGGACGGGCCAGTCGGAAAAAATCGGGAGAAAGAGTTGCCGGAACGGTCGTCAGGAATTATCTTTGCAATCATGAAAACGAGCATACTTTTTGTCTGCCTGGGCAATATCTGCCGGTCGCCGGCCGCCGAAGGGATCCTGCGCGACCGGATTGTGCGGGCGGGGCTTTCGGATCGGATCGAGGTGGATTCGGCGGGGACCTACGGGGGTCACCGCGGCGACCTTCCGGACCCGCGGATGCGGAGTGCGGCCTCACGGCGGGGGTATTCGCTGACCCACCGGGCGCGTCAGGTCCGGGAGGAGGATTTCGAACGCTTCGACCGGATCGTGGTCATGGACGACATGAACTACGAAACGCTGCATCGGCTGGCGCCGTCGCGGGCCGCGGCGGAGAAGATCTGCCGCATGACGGATTTCTGCCGCCGCCATCCCGACCGGACGTATGTCCCGGACCCGTATTACGAGGGTCACGAAGGTTTCGAACTGGTGCTGGACATGCTGGAGGACGGTTGCGAGGGCCTGTTGGCGGACCTGGAGCGGGAGAGGCGGATTTGAATGCCGTATTCGGATATACGACGGGCGCCGGATCCTCTCCGGCGCCCGTTTTTTTTGTGTGATGACTTGGCTAAAAGTCGAAACCGAAACTCAGGCTGTAGGTATTGTGGAGAAGTGTCTCCTTTTTGGCGAATAGGTAGGCGAAATCGAGTCTCAGGTGCAGGATGCGCACGCCGCCGCCGACCGACCAGTAACTCGGATAGTAGCAGCGCTGTTCACCGTAGTGATATCCGGCGCGGAACTGGACGAGCTGCATGAGGTTGTACTCCATGCCGAGTGAGAGTTGGAATCCGCGCACCCCTTTGGGATAGAAATAGTAACCGAGATCGGTTCCGACGGTGATTTCGTGGGCGTCGGAGAGGTACGTATCAAGGGCGACACCGGCGGCGAGGTCCATCGGGAGGATGTAGTCGGTATCGTTGAGATAGGCCCCGAGGTTGGCGATCTTGGCACCGGCGCGCAGGGCGGAGTAGGAGCCGATGTTTTCGAGGGGGAGCTGATAGGCGATGCAGAGGTCGGCGGCCAGGGCGTCGGCCGAGATTTCGGGACGGCTCAGGTGCAGATAGCGGGCCACGACGCCGACGGCCCAACGGCCGTTGATCTGTCGCGAGTATCCGAGATCGACGGCCATGTCGCTGTTCCCGCGTTCGCGCAGATACTGCCGCCATCCGGCCAGGATAAGGTTCTCGCTGCCGAGGCGGCAGGAACCCGAGACGGCATAGTAGTCGAAACTTCCCTGTCCGTAGTAGGAGGAGGAGATTTGCGAGGGGCTCCGCTGGAACAAGGCCGTTGCGGAGTTGTTGTAAATGGCGTGTGAGCCGGAGAGGGTAGTCATCATCACGCCACCCATTCCGATGGTTTTGGCATCGGGCGTGGGGAGTGTAGCCTCCTGAGCGGAAGCAGCTCCGGAGATCAGGGCCGTAGCGGCCAGCAGGGTCATGAATCGTTTCATACGGGACAAAATAAGGGAAGCGCCGCGGCAAACGAAAAGCGCGTTACTGTGCCGAACCGCATCCTATATTCTGCAAATATACAAAAAAACGCGCCCTCCCTCAGTTTTGGGCAGAAAAAAGAGGAGCGTCTCCGCAAAGAGGGGTAGGGAGACGCTCCGGCAAGTTTTTGGAGTCCGGATGGTTCCGGACTGCGGACGGGCTGTTTTAGCAGTTCATGGCTCCGCAGCAATGGATCACCTGACCGCTGACATACGACGAGAGGTCCGACGCGAGGAACAGGGCGACTTTGGCCACCTCTTCGGGCGTGCCGCCGCGGCGCAGGGGGATCTGCTTGTACCACTCCTCCTTGACCGAATCGGGGAGTTTGTCGGTCATATCGGTCATGATGAACCCCGGGGCGATGCAGTTGGCGCGGATTCCGCGCGATCCCATCTCCTTGGCGATGGACTTGGCCAGGCCGATCATACCGGCCTTCGAGGCGGAGTAGTTGCACTGACCGGCGTTTCCGCTGACACCGACCACCGACGACATGTTGATGATCGAACCGGCTTTCTGACGGGCCATCACGGGCGTCACGGCGTGGATGAAGTTGAAAGCGGACTTGAGGTTTACGGTCAGGACGGCGTCCCACTGCGCCTCGGACATGCGCATCATCAGGCCGTCCTTGGTGATTCCGGCGTTGTTGACGAGGATGTCGATGCGACCGAAATCCTTCATGATCTGGTCGATGACCTGATGGGTCTCTTCGAAGTCTGCGGCATTGGAGGCGTAGCCTTTTGCCTTGACGCCGAGCGCGGCGATTTCGGCTTCGGTAGCCTTTCCGTTCTCATCGATAACCAGGTCGGTGAATGCGACATCGGCACCTTCGGCGGCGAATTTCAGAGCGATGGCCTTTCCGATACCGCGGGCGGCACCGGTCACAATGGCCACTTTTCCTTCGAGCAGTTTCATAATCTGACTATTTTTAAGGTATTATCATCCAATTTTCCGGCACAAAGATAGGAAAAATATCTTAAAAGCCCGCTTGCGGAAAGAAATTCGGCAAATTTGCTTATCTTTACGGGCTGTAAAGCATGTCGACGCCATGAAAAGCCTGTTTTCCGTATTTCTGCTTCTTCTTGCCGGATCCGCAGCGGCCTCCGAGCCGTGGATCTGCACCGACGCGGGAACGCGCCTGGTCTATGAGGAGTCGATCGGCGGAGAGCGGACCGCGACGCTGGACAAACTCGTGTCGGTAGAGAGCGACGGTGAAATCCGCCTCTCCTATACGCGGCAAGGCCAGCCGGTCGTCGAACGCTGGAGGGTCTATCCCGATTCGACGGTCCTGCTCATCGAGGCTCCGGAACAGATGTACGAACTGCTCCGCACCATGCAGGTGGATGAGGTCGAGATCACGGTTCGAAACCAGGTCCTGCCTGCGGAGATGAACCCCGGCGAGGAATTCCCGGGCTTCGGATTTACGCTTTCGGGGCGGAAGGAGGGCGAGCGGACGTCGATCTCGGTGCTTTCGGACCGCGTGCGGGTGGTCGGCCGGGAGCGAATCAAGACGCCGGCTGGAAAATTCGAGGCCACACGCATCGAGTACCGGACCACCACCACGACCGGAGACACGACGGTGGAGATTCCCATGACCCAATGGGTTGCTCCCGGCATCGGCCTGGTCCGCCAGGAGATTCCCGTTCTGGGAGAGATCACCAGCGTCATCGAACTGCAAAAAATCATTCAATAACCCAGATAAAACATGAAAAGAGATTCCCGGATTTTCGAATTGATTGGCGAGGAGCGCAACCGTCAGATGCACGGCATCGAGCTGATCGCCTCGGAGAACTTCGTCAGCGAAGAGGTGATGGAGGCCATGGGCTCGGTGCTCACGAACAAATATGCGGAGGGCTATCCGGCAGCACGCTATTACGGCGGCTGCGAGGTGGTGGACAAGGTGGAGCGTCTTGCCATCGAACGGATCTGCGAGATCTACGGCGCGGAGTGGGCCAACGTGCAGCCGCACTCGGGTGCGCAGGCCAACATGGCGGTCTTCTTCGCGTGCCTGCAGCCTGGCGATACCTTCATGGGGCTGGACCTTGCACACGGAGGCCACCTTTCGCACGGTTCGCCGGTGAACATGTCGGGCAAATACTTCAAGGCCGTCGGCTACCAGCTGGACGAGGCGACGGGCCGCATCGACTACGACGCCATGGAGCGCAAGGCGCTGGAGTGCCACCCGAAACTGATCGTCGGCGGGGCTTCGGCCTACTCGCGCGAGTGGGACTACAAGCGGATGCGCGAAATCGCCGACAAGGTGGGTGCGCTGCTGATGGTGGACATGGCCCACACGGCGGGTCTGATCGCCGCGGGGCTGCTGGAGAATCCGGTGAAATACGCCCATATCGTCACCTCGACGACGCACAAGACGCTGCGCGGGCCGCGCGGCGGTATCATCCTCATGGGCAAGGACTTCGAGAACCCGTGGGGACTGACGACGCCGAAGGGGGCGGTGAAGATGATGTCGCAGATCCTCAATTCGGCCGTCTTCCCGGGCATCCAGGGAGGCCCGCTGGAGCACGTGATCGCCGCGAAGGCCGTGGCATTCGGCGAGGCGCTGCAGCCCGAATACAGGGAGTACCAGCGTCAGGTCCAGAAGAACGCCGCAGCGATGGCCGCGGCCTTCACGAAGCGGGGCTACAAGATCGTCTCGGGCGGCACGGACAACCACCTGATGCTGGTCGACCTGCGGACGAAGTTTCCCGAACTGACGGGCAAGCTGGCCGAGAAGTGCCTCGTGGCCGCCGACATCACGACGAACAAGAACATGGTTCCGTTCGACACGCGCTCGCCGTTCCAGACGTCGGGACTGCGCTTCGGAACGCCGGCCATCACGACGCGCGGACTGAAGGAGGAACAGATGGACTACATCGTCGGGCTGATCGACCGGGTTCTGAACGATCCGGAGAACGAGGCGAACATCGCCGCCGTGCGCAAGGACGTGAATGCGCTGATGGCAAACTACCCGCTCTTTGCCTGGTAACCGGAAGGGAGAAGCCATGGAAGAGGTCCTGGATTTTCTGCGACGGTTGTCCGAGAACAACGACCGGGAGTGGTTCGACGCCCACCGGTCGGAGTGGGTGCATGTCAAGGGGCTGTGGGCGGACTTCACGGCGGAGCTGATCGAGGGGATCGCGTCGTTCGACCCCACGGTCCGGGGGCTCCGGCCGCAGGACTGCACCTACCGCATTGCCCGCGATACGCGTTTTTCGGCGGACAAGCGTCCTTATAAGAGCTGGCTCGGGACATTCGTGGC from uncultured Alistipes sp. carries:
- a CDS encoding BamA/TamA family outer membrane protein, producing the protein MVHRSALWALLILCAGAVCPGYAQESGIRVSDSDTIRYTYTPLPQEAPRKKPFLKRIVDYFGQSTTDRTFEKKIDFTFAGGPSYSKTTSLGIGLLAAGLYRIDRTDSITVPSDISVFASIYISGFYAVGVSGNTIFAKNRQRLSYSAEFISAPRDFWGIGYDNGLHNEVSTYSEKRIQIEGRYLHEILPHTYLGGVVNFDYTRGIKFSRPEYIAGENPQYIATGIGAIAEYDSRDFIPNPFKGVYVSFQETCYPKSLGNCGKALWQTTITADAYHRVWKDAILATDLYAEFNSDGTPWPMLARMGGNQRMRGYYLGRFTDNDMITFQIELRQRIWRRIGAVVWGGAGNVFPSLAEFDWGKTLPNYGLGLRWELKKRVNVRLDYGFGKETSSFLLSVNEAF
- the glyA gene encoding serine hydroxymethyltransferase; amino-acid sequence: MKRDSRIFELIGEERNRQMHGIELIASENFVSEEVMEAMGSVLTNKYAEGYPAARYYGGCEVVDKVERLAIERICEIYGAEWANVQPHSGAQANMAVFFACLQPGDTFMGLDLAHGGHLSHGSPVNMSGKYFKAVGYQLDEATGRIDYDAMERKALECHPKLIVGGASAYSREWDYKRMREIADKVGALLMVDMAHTAGLIAAGLLENPVKYAHIVTSTTHKTLRGPRGGIILMGKDFENPWGLTTPKGAVKMMSQILNSAVFPGIQGGPLEHVIAAKAVAFGEALQPEYREYQRQVQKNAAAMAAAFTKRGYKIVSGGTDNHLMLVDLRTKFPELTGKLAEKCLVAADITTNKNMVPFDTRSPFQTSGLRFGTPAITTRGLKEEQMDYIVGLIDRVLNDPENEANIAAVRKDVNALMANYPLFAW
- a CDS encoding low molecular weight protein-tyrosine-phosphatase, translated to MKTSILFVCLGNICRSPAAEGILRDRIVRAGLSDRIEVDSAGTYGGHRGDLPDPRMRSAASRRGYSLTHRARQVREEDFERFDRIVVMDDMNYETLHRLAPSRAAAEKICRMTDFCRRHPDRTYVPDPYYEGHEGFELVLDMLEDGCEGLLADLERERRI
- a CDS encoding PorV/PorQ family protein, whose amino-acid sequence is MKRFMTLLAATALISGAASAQEATLPTPDAKTIGMGGVMMTTLSGSHAIYNNSATALFQRSPSQISSSYYGQGSFDYYAVSGSCRLGSENLILAGWRQYLRERGNSDMAVDLGYSRQINGRWAVGVVARYLHLSRPEISADALAADLCIAYQLPLENIGSYSALRAGAKIANLGAYLNDTDYILPMDLAAGVALDTYLSDAHEITVGTDLGYYFYPKGVRGFQLSLGMEYNLMQLVQFRAGYHYGEQRCYYPSYWSVGGGVRILHLRLDFAYLFAKKETLLHNTYSLSFGFDF
- the fabG gene encoding 3-oxoacyl-[acyl-carrier-protein] reductase, producing MKLLEGKVAIVTGAARGIGKAIALKFAAEGADVAFTDLVIDENGKATEAEIAALGVKAKGYASNAADFEETHQVIDQIMKDFGRIDILVNNAGITKDGLMMRMSEAQWDAVLTVNLKSAFNFIHAVTPVMARQKAGSIINMSSVVGVSGNAGQCNYSASKAGMIGLAKSIAKEMGSRGIRANCIAPGFIMTDMTDKLPDSVKEEWYKQIPLRRGGTPEEVAKVALFLASDLSSYVSGQVIHCCGAMNC